The region TAGTAACGTAAGTGGCGTGCCAGTTACGACTTGTGCACAACGACAGGACAAATCAATTTGTGACGTGAAAAATGTGTCTTATCTATACATACCtttactattactactactaccttAAAGACGGCGTATAACCCGGAACCAACCTAGCTAGCTAGCAATCCAATGTTCGGGTGCAAAAGTAGGAAAAGATCTTATTAAAAGGAATGAAGTTGATCTAGGGCACATAAAAGTAAACGGTTACTCGTGTAGGAACTGTGTATAGTATTGTATTAGCCGATTTGTTAATAGGAAAAGGGAACTCTAGTGCTAGATAGCACTCAGTAGAGAAAAACATTACGAATTTGGAAACAAGTTGCTAGAAAACGATGATTATCTGTACTGATCCCCACGTATTATATCCCTTTCCAGTGTCGCCTTATTGTTCGATATCAGATATCGTACTGCTCTTCGGTACTCGTTAGCCGTGGTATGCTATTTAGGTCGCGGCTAGCACTTAGTACTTAGAtaaatgttttcgttttcctgtTTGCAAGCACCGTATCGATCGTATCGAATAAGCACCAAACCGGCTCGCCCCTTAATGTCTTCGCCCACCGAGGTAAACGAAATGCAAAGCATACAATACAAGATGATACAAGAGAACTTTAAGGATAGTAGCAGAATTGTAAAACGATTCTTTTCAATCATGTAATCCGTGATTATACTGTTCTgacctctttcttttttagtGTTCTAGCACCACGATGGTGTGTCCGTTCGCATGTGTGCTCCCATCGGTCATCGCGCGGTCGTGAATGTGCATTTCTGACTCTTGTTGTTAGCAATAGAAGGGAGAGGAGAAGGGCACGATTTTCGATTGTTGTGCTGCGCGATGAAATTTAGTCGAAGTGGAATTAGAGAATCTATAGAAAATCTATGTTCATATACACCATCTCGTTTCCATTATAGAAACAATGGATAAAAAGTACAGGAGCACTGTGCTCCAATAAGCACACTTGTTCAGTCGAGCCCGTTTGCTGTTCGAGATATTCAAAACCatcgatcgtttgatcgtCTAACCTTCACTGTCACCAGTGTTGGTTGCAAGAGAATGAATGTGCTCACGAGCAATTTATAAATAAACCCCTATTTAGAGAAACAAGTCGGATTGAATTATCGTTTCAGGAATGCAGAtatttttgtttacatttatTCAATCTTTAAATAAGCCACCAAGCCAAATAGGACACTGGTCCTTTACAAATTGTATTTTACCCGGAACCGCCACCacatttgtaacatttttgcaaacaaaatgaacatacaaatcgaacaAAGAATCCCCTAAATTGCGAGAATAATACAGGAAAGATCACGGTGGCAGGATGACTGTGGCAACAATACTGCCACACACTGGGAACAAACAATCGGAATCGCGTTCGGAATTCATCACATTTGGCGCTGGCAGTTTCTCACATGATGCTGCACTGCTCGTCGGTTTTGCTGTGCGATCCGTTTACAATCCGCGTACTATTACTGCTGGGAGGCGATCGTTTCATATGTTGACTAGCGGAATAGGACACCCCGATACGGCCGCCTGTTTCCTCGTGGAAGTACTTATCCTTTGGCACTTTGCTGGTTCGCTGGCGTTCGACCAGGGCCACCTCTTCACCCTCAGCATTGAGGAGAGTCGTCACCATCGTATCGGTAACCGTCCAGAGTGAGCTCTTCATAACCAGATCGATCGGTGGATCCGGCTTTCGATTGGCAACCGTACCCCAGATCGTTACCATACCGTTGCCCTCGATTTTACTGCCCTTGCCAAACTTGTAGCGTACCTCGGGAGCATCTTGAGGACGGCGCACCAGCTGCCACCCGTCCAGTGGGTACTCCTGCTTCGATTTGTTCTGAATCCGTACGAACCGGCCCTCGGGATCACACTCGCTCACCTCCACATCGCCCTTGGCCGAGGTCACGATCGAATAGTCGAGCGATTCATCCAGtgcgttccgtttccgcttcagGGAGGACGGCGTTCGGAAGAGGCGCGAAGCACTCGTGGTGCTCGTAACACTCGGTGTGATGTTGAGGCGCGTTTCCTCCGACGATAGCAGTTTGTCGTACGCGGCGATCTCGAGGTCGAGCGATATCTTGATGTCCATCAGATCCTGATAGTCCTTCAGCTGGACCGCCATATCGTTGcgcattcgatcgatctctTGAGCCATTTTgctcttttcctcctcgtAGCGCGTTCGCTCGAGCATCAACCGTTCCTCGAGCGAGTGGATGCGACCCTCGAACAGACCGGCCATTTCCTCGCGATTGATGCGCAGCTGATGCTCGTACTGATCGCGCAGTTCCTGCAGTGTCTGCTGCAGCTTCGTCTCGTACTGCTCCATCAGATACCCATCCATTTCGCTGATTTCGCTCTGCCGCCGTAGCTTGCTCTCGTTCAGCTCCTGACTGTGAACCTGCTCCTTGAACGTGAGCTCCTCGCGCAGACTCTGGATGTTGTTCTCCAGATCGACGCGGATCAGCGTCTCATGCTCGTAGTCCTTACGCATCGTGTCGAAGGTGCGGCGCagcttttccgcttccttctctGCCTCATTCAGTTCCTCCTGTAGCTTCTTCCGCTCGGAGCAAATTGTGTTGTAGCTAGCGGTCAGCTCGATGCACCGCGACTCGTGCACCCGTGCGTCCTTCTCCAGTTCACTCAGTTCCTTGGTGCGGCGGTTCAGCTTCATGCGCAGCTGCTCATTTTCCTCGCAATAACGCTTCGCTTCTATCTCAAGCTTTGCCTTATCACGGGCCGTTTCATCGAGCAGTTTGCGCGCATCGGTTAGCTCGTGCTCGTAGATGGCCTTCAGCCCCGATACCTCCCGGTTGGCCGTCTCCTGTAGCGTGGTCAGCTCGTGCAAAAGGCGTGAGTTTTCCTGCTCCAGGTAACGGACGCGCTCGATGTAACACGCCAACCGATCGTTCAGGTTCATCAGGTTGTTCTTCTCACGCAGCCTGCTACGACGCGATGGGCTCAAGGCCGTCTCGATCCCGGCCGCATCCGATGGGCTGGAAACGGTGGAGCCAGAGGACGATACCGAGGATGTTTCGGCAATAACCGCCGGTTGCTCCGTCTTAACCGCCGACGTCGTGGTAGATGATGctttcgatgatgatttcttcattttctgcgACATTTTCTATGGCAGACACGTTATTCCTCGCTCTGATTAGGTTAGGTCCGCGCGGACAGCCCGGGATATCTTTTACAGAGAACCGCAAAAATATTTCCACTgatcgttcgctctctttgcgctgttaatgatgatgctacCCAGTGCTTTCACTAAGTTGGCTTTTTGACACAcaacaattaaaaaacaattacTTCGCAGGAACAGAATTCGTCCGACTGGCATCTATCGCTTACTTTATCTTTCACTATTCTGATTCAGTGCGCACACTAGACAATAGCCTTCGGAGCGATGGCCGATTGGCTGGAGGTTTCAACAAAAGAGGGGAATATGATCGTGATGAAACTGAAACGCTTGACCCTTCAAGATGGATAACGACGGGAGTTGAGCTATCGTAGCTTAAATACAAGGTGACAACGTTTCGTAGAATTATTGCCAGATTGATGGCAGAAAATCGCTTGAGAATAATCGGAATGTATTAAGTAAATAACTTTACTTTTTATTCTATATTTTATATGCTTCACAAGTTCTAATATTTTTTACGTTcacctccttttttttgttgtatttatTGGTTCTATCGCTGATTTCATTATGCATTCTtatttctctctgttttaGCCTTTTAAATGCAAGAAATTAGCGCCTCAGTTCAACGGGCGAATCGACATTCTCGTGTAATTTAATCCTTGATATTTGTCGTGAAAAGTGTACCACGATATCTTGTGCTCATCCACGCTTTGGTATCTTCCGTTCAGAAATGCtttaaaacatttatcaaACCACCAACCTCCTTCCCAGACTTCCGTACAACTATAATCTGCAATGCTATCATTGTCGCGGTCCATCGTTGAAAATCTAATTCCCCTGTGCGCACTCAAAGAATCGCCCGCAGTTCCCGTGTAGGCTCCGAGAGTTAACAGCTGATACTGCTCTGCTTCGCTGTCGATGGCAAATGAGTCGTAGCGCGCATACTTGTAGTTCCCTTCGAAATCTTTCAATTCCACTAGCAATTCATTTGATGAATGCGCTCTAATCCTAACCACATTTCCGCACCAGCTTGACCGAATCCATTGCGATAATCGGTCCAGTTCCGTTCGAAGTTCAACGTCCCATCAAATCGATGCTGGATGACCAACCAACCTCCATCGAATAGCGCTTGTTCGCAATATGCAACGAAGGGACGCGTTTGCTCATTTGCTTGGATTTTATATTTTCCTGACACCTTAGGGGGTACGGCTTGGCAGGACTGCAGTGGATCCAGTTGCAAACGTTCAATGTCGGCCAGTCGATCGTGTATCTGCTGATTGCTGCCTTGCACCTCGGTTATTTCTTCAAGTCCTGTTTCCAAACGTTTGAGAATATTGTTCTGCGTTTCTGCTGCGGACCTGCGTAGCTCTTGTACTTCTTGCTGTAACTCCAGTAATTGTTTCTTCAATGACTCCTGGCTGTTCAGTAGCATCTCTAATGCGAATCCTGATACACTTTCGGAAATTACTTGGTCCTGATGGCACTTTACAATCTCAGCAGGCACCTTATTGCTACTCACGACTACGACGAACAAGGCCAACAGGCACCAAACGGGACGGTTCATGATCGAGAGCGTGTTCTTGTAGGAATTATTTCTATTTTATATTCGATGGTCGCTCGTGAGGGTTtataaaaattcaaacaacGGAATATTTTGCAAACGAGTGCACTTGCTGTCGCGATCGTGATCACAGGAGAAGTGAAAAGACTCCCTTTGTGCGAGCTTAATGCATTCAACTCTATCTTTACACCGCTGTTAGCATCTCAATGTTACATTGAATCAGAGTACCGCACTTTACGCAAAGCCAACGCGACTTGTCTTGTTGAGTTAATGAATGGTACTGTAGCTCAATCTACCGTTTCTGCTTTGCATGAAGAATCGAAAATCCCCAAAGCTCACTATCAGCATCGAAAGGCCGATAATGAGCTAGaatctcaaaaaaaaaatacaacattATACAGGTCATAACGATAAGCCACTGGTAGATGCTACTGTTGGTTGCAAAACTTTGTTTCGAAAGAAACAAATCCCGTCACAACTCATAcaacataataaaaaatacaagACATAATGCaaacataattttctttttgtattcAAACACATCGTCAATGAGAAACAGGATTAATTTAGTGACGATCTTCTCATTGTAGTTAAATTAAACTAGGCATCAGGAATTAAAAACGGAATTGCTTTTGACGCTGGTTAACTTCCAATGCAACATTAAAGCCGTGATGCGCCAGTGTAGCGATTGCACAAACAAACTGCAATCACGCGATGCGCCAGCAAACGCGACCCCCTGGACGGGCGCCATTGCACAATCATAAAGGATTCCTTTTAAAGCTACCCACTAAgtatccgatcgatcgcggcaTTTGCAAGTGCTCACTGATGGTTTTTCTACCATCGATGGTTTACCCCGATCGCTCGTTAAGCTCCGTGTTCACCTTGAACGATATCTGCCAGCTAACATCCAAAACCGCGCAGCCCGCAATCCCCCATTCTTCGATGGCGTTAACGATTGGCCGTTTGACTCGATGCGCCCGTAGGAGCGAACAGTAGATTGATTTCATTGCAGCTCCAACCAACAAACGCAGTGCGCGTCGTGTGGGAACAAAGTGGCAAACGCGatcatctcctcctccttcaacGCCATGAAGCTTGAAAGACTAATGTGGCTCATCTGGGTACCGGCAGTGGCTCTCGTATGCTCGCTGGCCAGTGGTGAAGAGGCAAAAACGTTTCCTGGGTAAGTGTATTTTGCTGATGGTTGGGAAAGATCCCACAAGCTCCTGAAACAAACATCCGGGTCGCGGTTTGCGAGAAGAATGGATTGTAAAAGCCGAAAATGCCCAACGAAACGAATACAGACCATCGTAAAGTTTGTGACTTCCTCTCAGTGCCTCGATCGTTCTGCCGGCCGTTCTACCGATCCTGGGCACGATCATCCCAGCCCTGCTTCCTGGTGCTCCCTTACCGGGCCTGCCCGGTGTATCCGTTTCCCACGCGACGTCCATCGCTACCTCCGTCCACATGAAACCCATCGCTATCAGGTGAGGACGTTGCAGCTCTTGTACCGAGGAGAAGATCGCCTTatgatcgtcttcttgcttTCAGCCATAGTGGATCGGTTTCGACGAGCAGTAACACGAATGCTGGTGCCACGGCATCCATCGGTGGAGCGTCACTGACCGCTCAAAGCAGTTCCGGGACGGCCAGTAAAGGAACGCCACATCGAGCAGGCCCTCCCGCACCGCTGCTCAGCAAACGATGGCGAAAGTTCTTCCAAAAACTTGGCTAACTCTTTGATCGGTGGTCGATCGGTGCGTTGTCGAAGGTGGAATAAACAACCAAACATGGTGCCTGCGGTGTTTGCTTTCTGGCTTTCATTCTTTGGAGggacaatcgatcgtttggcaTCGAACGCTGCGCAACGCTAGAATACACAGCCACTCGTGGAAGAGGCTGTTGAAGAAGTATTCGCGTTTTTCGCGGGGAATTCCAAAGATTATGATGAAGCGTGACTAGCAAACGTGTGCGTTTTCTGTCGATATCCGGGAGGACAGAAAGGAGCGTGAATCGTTTGCATTGATCGCTGAATGATCAATCTTTAGCTGGAAAGATTTAACCTGCAACGTTGAGCCCTGACATGCGTTTTCTTTTACtcttcttttaaaaaaatgttctgAAATTCTTACAGCTTCTTCTTGCTCAACattaaatcgaaaaacaattccCCATACACAGGCGGGCTCTACTACGAGCTAATCTAAAACTAGCATTACAACATTGCCCTTTCCGGTGATCAACTGTAGTGTGCCCTCTCCTTGTTCACCCTGCCACACCACGTACACTGATATGATCGGTTCAACGACACGTGATCCTCGATCGAGGATTATTTAAGTTTCGTTGTCATCCTTGAACGTCCATTACGAGGCGTTGCCTGACGCCTCTCATCATCGTTTCTATGCTCATCCACCATCTTCCAGCTGAGTGAGCCGGCCAAAGAACTCTAATCGACCGATCGGCGGCCGGATTTCGTGTAGCGAATTGACCAAAAACTATCGCCGGGACTTTCACCAAAAATTTGCGTTCAAACCGGCCCCATAGTGTGTGGGCAAGAATCGTATTTGCACTCTCCTGCTCGCTCTCCTCTCTGTCAGCTTGTCTTTCCATAAAAAGGTACTTAAAACGTGACGATATTTATGATAAGCGTCGCCGACACAGGGTGTGCGATGATGCTCTCACCTCGCACATCATCGGCCCGGTTGTGCCCGGTGGTGCCCGGGGAAACAGGTTTGGTTCCtggtgttttgttgctctGCTCACATTTATATGGACTT is a window of Anopheles aquasalis chromosome 2, idAnoAquaMG_Q_19, whole genome shotgun sequence DNA encoding:
- the LOC126577599 gene encoding LOW QUALITY PROTEIN: angiopoietin-4-like (The sequence of the model RefSeq protein was modified relative to this genomic sequence to represent the inferred CDS: inserted 1 base in 1 codon), coding for MLLNSQESLKKQLLELQQEVQELRRSAAETQNNILKRLETGLEEITEVQGSNQQIHDRLADIERLQLDPLQSCQAVPPKVSGKYKIQANEQTRPFVAYCEQALFDGGWLVIQHRFDGTLNFERNWTDYRNGFGQAGAEMWLGLERIHQXELLVELKDFEGNYKYARYDSFAIDSEAEQYQLLTLGAYTGTAGDSLSAHRGIRFSTMDRDNDSIADYSCTEVWEGGWWFDKCFKAFLNGRYQSVDEHKISWYTFHDKYQGLNYTRMSIRPLN
- the LOC126581403 gene encoding lamin Dm0-like, whose product is MSQKMKKSSSKASSTTTSAVKTEQPAVIAETSSVSSSGSTVSSPSDAAGIETALSPSRRSRLREKNNLMNLNDRLACYIERVRYLEQENSRLLHELTTLQETANREVSGLKAIYEHELTDARKLLDETARDKAKLEIEAKRYCEENEQLRMKLNRRTKELSELEKDARVHESRCIELTASYNTICSERKKLQEELNEAEKEAEKLRRTFDTMRKDYEHETLIRVDLENNIQSLREELTFKEQVHSQELNESKLRRQSEISEMDGYLMEQYETKLQQTLQELRDQYEHQLRINREEMAGLFEGRIHSLEERLMLERTRYEEEKSKMAQEIDRMRNDMAVQLKDYQDLMDIKISLDLEIAAYDKLLSSEETRLNITPSVTSTTSASRLFRTPSSLKRKRNALDESLDYSIVTSAKGDVEVSECDPEGRFVRIQNKSKQEYPLDGWQLVRRPQDAPEVRYKFGKGSKIEGNGMVTIWGTVANRKPDPPIDLVMKSSLWTVTDTMVTTLLNAEGEEVALVERQRTSKVPKDKYFHEETGGRIGVSYSASQHMKRSPPSSNSTRIVNGSHSKTDEQCSIM
- the LOC126569348 gene encoding uncharacterized protein LOC126569348, with the protein product MKLERLMWLIWVPAVALVCSLASGEEAKTFPGASIVLPAVLPILGTIIPALLPGAPLPGLPGVSVSHATSIATSVHMKPIAISHSGSVSTSSNTNAGATASIGGASLTAQSSSGTASKGTPHRAGPPAPLLSKRWRKFFQKLG